In Actinomycetota bacterium, the following proteins share a genomic window:
- a CDS encoding response regulator transcription factor translates to MADERGVIDGEPIRVLIADDHALFRRGLNMVLESEEGIEVVAEAEDGEDAVKKAEEFAPDVVLMDVRMPRMSGIEATRTIRDVIPTSRILMLTVSDEEDDLYEAIKAGANGYLLKEISIEEVADAIRAVVQGQSLISPSMASKLLTEFNTLVRRAEEKQQFPAPRLTDRELEVLKLVAQGMSNREIADDLYISENTVKNHVRNILEKLHLHSRMEAVVYAVREKLLDIR, encoded by the coding sequence GTGGCGGACGAGAGAGGTGTGATCGACGGCGAGCCCATTCGGGTGCTGATCGCCGATGACCATGCGCTGTTCCGTCGCGGGCTCAACATGGTGCTCGAGTCGGAGGAGGGCATCGAGGTCGTCGCCGAGGCGGAGGACGGCGAGGACGCGGTGAAGAAGGCGGAGGAGTTCGCACCCGACGTGGTGCTCATGGACGTCCGCATGCCCCGGATGAGCGGCATCGAGGCCACCCGCACGATCCGCGACGTCATCCCCACCAGCCGGATCCTCATGCTCACGGTGAGCGACGAGGAGGACGACCTGTACGAGGCCATCAAGGCGGGGGCGAACGGCTACCTCCTGAAGGAGATCTCCATCGAGGAGGTCGCGGATGCGATCCGGGCCGTCGTGCAGGGCCAGAGCCTCATCTCGCCGTCGATGGCCTCGAAGCTGCTCACCGAGTTCAACACGCTCGTGCGCCGGGCGGAGGAGAAGCAGCAGTTCCCCGCCCCCCGGCTCACCGACCGCGAGCTCGAGGTGCTCAAGCTCGTCGCCCAGGGCATGAGCAACCGTGAGATCGCCGACGACCTCTACATCTCGGAGAACACGGTCAAGAACCACGTGCGCAACATCCTCGAGAAGCTGCACCTGCACTCCCGCATGGAGGCTGTCGTCTACGCGGTGCGCGAGAAGCTGCTCGACATCCGCTAG
- a CDS encoding DUF2079 domain-containing protein, whose product MSRFKDPFITVRGLEWFGHHVIGVTFLFVPFYWLGAGPHFLYLVETVWLAVGAVPIWLLARDRLENPWAGLALAAAYLLYPSLEWINWWHFHPDALAITPLLFAYWLATRRRWGWFAVAVGLALSCKEDAALAVVMLGLLVAWKIRRRPGLLTAAVGAVWFLLATRVILPSVNGVGTFYESYFAGFGNGSGEIAYNIVRHPSRVVETATEAGRLDYYRQLFAPVAFLALGSLPVLLIAGPQLLINVISGFGYTHDIRYHYSSLVIVGVMLATVESAARYGGTQAGRRFLVGLVAATALAANVAWSPSPIGVKFHSGIWARPSPRHQSLRAALDLVPRHAGVTAIYYLVPHLTHRVLIYEWPNPFVRPPANWGVRGEHPGNPAKVDYIVVDTDLLGDHRGLYDRLTAPGGEFRKVFERERVVVAKRARPPGERAAS is encoded by the coding sequence ATGTCGCGGTTCAAGGACCCGTTCATCACCGTGCGCGGTCTCGAGTGGTTCGGTCACCACGTCATCGGGGTCACGTTCCTCTTCGTGCCGTTCTACTGGCTGGGCGCGGGACCGCACTTCCTCTACCTCGTCGAGACGGTGTGGCTCGCGGTCGGCGCCGTCCCCATCTGGCTCCTGGCGCGCGACCGGCTCGAGAACCCGTGGGCCGGCCTCGCCCTCGCCGCCGCCTACCTGCTCTATCCCTCGCTCGAGTGGATCAACTGGTGGCACTTCCACCCCGACGCGCTCGCGATCACCCCGCTGCTGTTCGCGTACTGGCTCGCCACCCGGCGGCGCTGGGGCTGGTTCGCGGTCGCGGTCGGCCTCGCCCTGTCGTGCAAGGAGGACGCCGCGCTCGCGGTCGTGATGCTCGGGCTGCTCGTGGCGTGGAAGATACGACGGCGACCCGGGCTGCTCACCGCCGCGGTCGGCGCGGTCTGGTTCCTGCTGGCCACGCGGGTGATCCTCCCCTCGGTCAACGGGGTCGGCACCTTCTACGAGTCGTACTTCGCCGGTTTCGGCAACGGCTCCGGTGAGATCGCCTACAACATCGTGCGCCACCCGAGCCGCGTCGTCGAGACGGCCACCGAGGCCGGGCGGCTCGACTACTACCGCCAGCTGTTCGCCCCCGTCGCCTTCCTGGCGCTGGGATCGCTGCCCGTCCTGCTCATCGCCGGTCCCCAGCTGCTGATCAACGTCATCTCCGGCTTCGGCTACACCCACGACATCCGCTACCACTACTCGTCGCTCGTCATCGTGGGCGTGATGCTCGCCACCGTCGAATCGGCGGCGCGCTATGGGGGAACTCAGGCCGGACGCCGGTTCCTCGTGGGCCTGGTGGCCGCGACCGCCCTGGCCGCCAACGTCGCCTGGTCGCCATCGCCGATCGGCGTGAAGTTCCACTCGGGGATCTGGGCCCGGCCCTCCCCCCGCCACCAGTCGCTGCGCGCTGCGCTCGACCTCGTGCCCCGGCACGCCGGCGTCACCGCCATCTACTACCTCGTCCCCCACCTCACCCACCGCGTGCTCATCTACGAGTGGCCCAACCCCTTCGTGCGGCCCCCCGCCAACTGGGGGGTCAGGGGCGAGCACCCCGGGAACCCCGCGAAGGTCGACTACATCGTGGTCGACACCGATCTGCTGGGCGACCACCGCGGCCTCTACGACCGGTTGACCGCACCCGGCGGCGAGTTCAGGAAGGTGTTCGAGCGCGAGCGGGTGGTCGTGGCGAAGCGGGCGCGCCCGCCGGGAGAGCGCGCCGCGAGCTAG
- the secA gene encoding preprotein translocase subunit SecA gives MSIFTRVLRAGEGKKQRALQSLVPDISALEPEMRALSDDALRHKTVEFRERLARGEDVDDLLFEAFATMREAAQRVIGQRHYDVQLMGGAALHFGWIAEMKTGEGKTLVSTLPIYLNGLTGRGVHLVTVNDYLAKRDALWMGQIHQWLGLTVATVLPEIDDPEEKRRAYACDVTYGTNNEFGFDYLRDNMAMSSDEMVQRGHAYAIVDEVDSILIDEARTPLIISGRVADAAATYYKFASIVRGLVRDEDYDVDEEKRTVAPTEAGIDKVESALGVANLYDELSANYVHQLQAALRAKELYKRDVDYLIQHGEVKIVDEFTGRVLEGRRWSEGLHQAVEAKERVRIKEENQTLATITLQNYFRLYEKLAGMTGTAETEAGEFAHTYNLPVVPVPTNVPMVREDQGDLIYKTEDAKFGAVVDDLVERYEKGQPVLVGTVSVEKSERLSRLLEKRGVAHSVLNAKQHEREAIIVAQAGRLHTVTVATNMAGRGVDIILGGNAEGMARLEAAAEGLDPDSPESEARFRELFAKYEDECRAEGDKVRDLGGLYVLGTERHESRRIDNQLRGRSGRQGDPGESRFYLSLEDELMRLFATGAMSWVMGKALPDDVPIEAKMVSKAIERAQNTVEARNAEIRKDVLKYDEVMNEQRKVIYRRRQQILDGEDLREDALQFLDDAISAVVSTFCPNDFQEDWDLDGLLAEASTYFPTKFTAEELARADRADDVYESLLAEATGYYHQREEQLGPDVVREIERRVMLSIIDQRWREHLYEMDYLQEGINLRAMGQKDPLVEWQRDGYAMFTAMMTAIAEDFVKYVMHLDVVVDQGDSTVGNVQYSGPDDPIQDGGGMIQAAARQAQEVGDPELAAGLPEEDVIQEPVVKADHEKLGRNQPCWCGSGKKFKLCHGR, from the coding sequence ATGTCGATCTTTACCCGCGTCCTTCGGGCGGGTGAGGGCAAGAAGCAGCGGGCCCTGCAGTCGCTGGTGCCCGACATCAGCGCGCTCGAGCCCGAGATGCGGGCGTTGAGCGACGACGCCCTCCGTCACAAGACGGTCGAGTTCCGTGAGCGCCTGGCCCGGGGCGAGGACGTCGACGACCTGCTCTTCGAGGCGTTCGCGACCATGCGCGAGGCCGCCCAGCGGGTCATCGGCCAGCGCCACTACGACGTGCAGCTGATGGGCGGGGCCGCGCTGCACTTCGGGTGGATCGCGGAGATGAAGACGGGTGAGGGCAAGACCCTGGTGTCGACGCTGCCCATCTACCTCAACGGTCTCACCGGCAGGGGCGTGCACCTCGTCACCGTGAACGACTACCTGGCCAAGCGCGACGCGCTCTGGATGGGGCAGATCCACCAGTGGCTCGGCCTCACCGTCGCCACGGTGTTGCCCGAGATCGACGACCCGGAGGAGAAGCGCCGCGCCTACGCCTGCGACGTCACATACGGCACGAACAACGAGTTCGGGTTCGACTACCTGCGCGACAACATGGCGATGTCGAGCGACGAGATGGTGCAGCGCGGACACGCTTACGCCATCGTCGACGAGGTCGACTCGATCCTCATCGACGAGGCCCGCACGCCGTTGATCATCAGCGGCCGCGTCGCCGATGCCGCGGCCACGTACTACAAGTTCGCCAGCATCGTGCGCGGTCTCGTGCGCGACGAGGACTACGACGTCGACGAGGAGAAGCGCACGGTCGCGCCCACCGAGGCGGGCATCGACAAGGTCGAGAGCGCGCTCGGGGTGGCCAACCTCTACGACGAGCTGTCGGCGAACTACGTCCACCAGCTGCAGGCCGCCCTGCGCGCCAAGGAGCTCTACAAGCGCGACGTCGACTACCTCATCCAGCACGGCGAGGTGAAGATCGTCGACGAGTTCACCGGCCGCGTGCTCGAGGGGCGGCGCTGGTCGGAGGGCCTGCACCAGGCCGTCGAGGCCAAGGAGCGGGTGCGCATCAAGGAGGAGAACCAGACCCTCGCCACCATCACGCTGCAGAACTACTTCCGCCTCTACGAGAAGCTCGCCGGCATGACGGGCACGGCCGAGACCGAGGCGGGCGAGTTCGCCCACACCTACAACCTGCCCGTCGTGCCCGTCCCCACCAACGTGCCGATGGTGCGCGAAGACCAGGGCGATCTCATCTACAAGACCGAGGACGCCAAGTTCGGCGCGGTCGTCGACGACCTCGTCGAGCGCTACGAGAAGGGCCAGCCCGTTCTCGTCGGCACGGTGTCGGTCGAGAAGTCCGAGCGCCTGAGTCGCCTCCTCGAGAAGCGGGGGGTCGCGCACTCGGTGCTCAATGCCAAGCAGCACGAGCGCGAGGCCATCATCGTCGCCCAGGCCGGGCGCCTCCACACGGTCACCGTGGCGACCAACATGGCGGGTCGCGGCGTCGACATCATCCTCGGGGGCAACGCCGAGGGGATGGCCCGCCTCGAGGCGGCGGCCGAGGGACTCGACCCCGACTCGCCCGAGAGCGAGGCGCGCTTCCGGGAGCTGTTCGCGAAGTACGAAGACGAGTGCCGGGCCGAGGGCGACAAGGTGCGCGATCTCGGCGGCCTCTACGTGCTCGGCACCGAGCGCCACGAGAGCCGCCGCATCGACAACCAGTTGCGCGGCCGGTCGGGTCGTCAGGGCGACCCGGGGGAGAGCCGCTTCTATCTCTCGCTCGAGGACGAGCTCATGCGGCTGTTCGCCACGGGCGCCATGAGCTGGGTGATGGGCAAGGCCCTCCCCGACGACGTGCCCATCGAGGCGAAGATGGTCTCCAAGGCGATCGAGCGGGCGCAGAACACCGTTGAGGCCCGCAACGCGGAGATCCGCAAGGACGTCCTCAAGTACGACGAGGTCATGAACGAGCAGCGCAAGGTGATCTACCGGCGCCGCCAGCAGATCCTCGACGGCGAGGACCTGCGCGAAGACGCGCTGCAGTTCCTCGACGACGCCATCAGCGCGGTCGTGTCCACGTTCTGCCCCAACGACTTCCAGGAGGACTGGGACCTCGACGGCCTGCTCGCCGAGGCGTCGACCTACTTCCCCACCAAGTTCACCGCCGAGGAGCTGGCTCGGGCCGATCGGGCCGACGACGTCTACGAGAGCCTGCTGGCGGAGGCCACCGGCTACTACCACCAGCGCGAGGAGCAGCTCGGCCCCGACGTCGTGCGCGAGATCGAGCGCCGGGTGATGTTGTCGATCATCGACCAGCGCTGGCGTGAGCACCTCTACGAGATGGACTATCTCCAGGAGGGCATCAACCTGCGGGCCATGGGCCAGAAGGACCCGCTGGTCGAGTGGCAGCGCGACGGCTACGCCATGTTCACCGCGATGATGACCGCGATCGCCGAGGACTTCGTGAAGTACGTCATGCACCTCGACGTCGTGGTCGACCAGGGCGACTCGACGGTCGGCAACGTGCAGTACTCGGGGCCCGACGACCCGATCCAGGACGGCGGCGGCATGATCCAGGCGGCGGCCCGGCAGGCGCAGGAGGTCGGCGACCCCGAGCTGGCCGCGGGCCTGCCCGAGGAGGACGTGATCCAGGAGCCCGTCGTCAAGGCGGACCACGAGAAGCTCGGACGCAACCAGCCCTGCTGGTGCGGCAGCGGCAAGAAGTTCAAGCTCTGCCACGGCCGATGA
- the prfB gene encoding peptide chain release factor 2 — translation MRDFTDDLSALRKRLTEAGAYLDIDGRRARLRELDVEVGRPGLWDDQEVARRVTTEHSRVKEDVDLLDGLERRVSDAETLFELAHEESDESFAPELEEAVASLATELDGLELRSLFRDEHDERDAVCEIHSGAGGTDAQDWAEMMLRMYLRWAERRGFSFEVDEVSPGQEAGITSATFIVRGRYAYGLLSAEKGVHRLVRISPFDANARRQTSFASFEAVPFIEEESGEVEIDEKDLRIDTYRSSGAGGQHVNVTDSAVRITHLPTGIVVSCQNERSQHQNKARAMQILAAKLAEQAREERRRELEALAGEQRDVAWGSQIRSYVLAPYQMVKDLRTEHEVGNVQAVLDGDLDEFMEAWLRWRRQAS, via the coding sequence ATGCGCGACTTCACCGACGACCTGAGCGCGCTGCGCAAGCGGTTGACCGAGGCCGGCGCGTACCTCGACATCGACGGCCGGCGCGCGCGCCTGCGCGAGCTCGACGTGGAGGTGGGGCGACCCGGACTGTGGGACGACCAGGAGGTCGCGCGGCGCGTGACGACCGAGCACAGCCGCGTGAAGGAGGACGTCGACCTGCTCGACGGCCTCGAGCGGCGCGTGTCCGATGCCGAGACGCTCTTCGAGCTCGCGCACGAGGAGTCCGACGAGTCGTTCGCGCCGGAGCTCGAGGAGGCCGTCGCGTCACTCGCGACCGAGCTCGACGGCCTCGAGCTGCGCTCACTCTTCCGCGACGAGCACGACGAGCGCGACGCGGTGTGTGAGATCCATTCGGGTGCCGGTGGCACCGACGCGCAGGACTGGGCCGAGATGATGTTGCGCATGTACCTGCGCTGGGCCGAGCGGCGCGGCTTCTCGTTCGAGGTCGACGAAGTGTCGCCCGGTCAGGAGGCCGGCATCACGTCGGCCACCTTCATCGTGCGCGGCCGCTACGCGTACGGATTGCTGTCGGCGGAGAAGGGCGTGCACCGGCTGGTGCGCATCTCACCGTTCGATGCCAACGCGCGCCGCCAGACCAGCTTCGCCAGCTTCGAGGCGGTGCCGTTCATCGAAGAGGAGAGCGGCGAGGTCGAGATCGACGAGAAGGACCTGCGCATCGACACTTACCGATCGTCGGGCGCGGGGGGCCAGCACGTCAACGTCACCGACTCGGCCGTGCGGATCACCCATCTGCCCACCGGCATCGTCGTGTCGTGCCAGAACGAGCGCAGCCAGCACCAGAACAAGGCGAGGGCCATGCAGATCCTCGCGGCCAAGCTGGCCGAGCAGGCGCGCGAGGAGCGGCGACGCGAGCTCGAGGCCCTCGCGGGCGAACAGCGCGACGTCGCCTGGGGCAGCCAGATCCGCTCCTACGTGCTGGCCCCGTACCAGATGGTGAAGGACCTCCGTACCGAGCACGAGGTGGGCAACGTGCAGGCGGTGCTCGACGGCGATCTCGACGAGTTCATGGAGGCGTGGTTGCGTTGGCGCCGCCAGGCTTCCTGA
- the ftsE gene encoding cell division ATP-binding protein FtsE, which translates to MIRLENVTKAYKGNVVALRDVSADIQKGEFVFLVGASGSGKSTFIRLLLKEERPDAGRIWVAGKEIANLSNWKVPYLRRNIGCVFQDFKLLPNKTVYENVAFALEVIGRPKHVVESQVPQILDLVGLAKKHDNLPNELSGGEQQRVSIARAFVNRPLILLADEPTGNLDPSTSEGIMRLLDRINRTGTTVVMATHDRSVVDAMRRRVIELDRGTLVRDQVRGVYGAYT; encoded by the coding sequence ATGATTCGTCTCGAGAACGTCACAAAGGCTTACAAGGGCAATGTCGTCGCGCTCCGCGACGTGTCGGCCGACATCCAGAAGGGCGAGTTCGTCTTCCTGGTCGGCGCGTCGGGCTCGGGCAAGTCCACGTTCATTCGCCTCCTCCTGAAGGAGGAGCGGCCCGACGCGGGGCGCATCTGGGTCGCGGGCAAGGAGATCGCGAACCTGAGCAACTGGAAGGTCCCGTATCTCCGGCGCAACATCGGTTGCGTCTTCCAGGACTTCAAGCTGCTGCCGAACAAGACGGTTTACGAGAACGTCGCGTTCGCGCTCGAGGTGATCGGGCGCCCGAAGCACGTCGTGGAATCGCAGGTGCCGCAGATCCTTGACCTGGTCGGGCTGGCGAAGAAGCACGACAACCTGCCCAACGAGCTCTCCGGTGGTGAGCAGCAGCGCGTGTCGATCGCGCGCGCGTTCGTCAACCGCCCGCTGATCCTCTTGGCCGACGAGCCCACGGGCAACCTCGATCCGAGCACGTCAGAGGGCATCATGCGCCTGCTCGACCGCATCAACCGCACCGGCACCACCGTGGTGATGGCCACCCACGACCGCAGCGTCGTCGACGCCATGCGCCGTCGCGTGATCGAGCTCGACCGGGGCACGCTCGTCCGCGATCAGGTGCGCGGTGTCTACGGCGCGTACACCTAG
- a CDS encoding ABC transporter permease codes for MAIKVDYVARETFHNLKRNFLMTSAAVLTVAVSLALVGGALLLKRGVDKATLQWRGGVELSIFMKPDASATESGAVERELRAMPEVKRIKYVSQQAAHREFQQMFKNSPDFQESLTVDQMPPSYRVVPQQAEQVELIGERFKARAGVEEVVYAKDQIKALLKFTRILQLMLWAVALVLLLAASMLILNTIRMAIFARRREVAVMKLVGATNWFIRIPFMFEGLFQGVAGAAAAFGVVWVLRNFAQHAVRNVELFRQFAVSTTDVAGTGVFLIFVGAMVGAVGSAFAVTRFLDV; via the coding sequence ATGGCGATCAAGGTCGACTACGTCGCACGCGAGACGTTCCACAACCTCAAGCGCAACTTCCTCATGACATCGGCAGCCGTGCTCACGGTGGCCGTGTCGCTCGCGCTCGTCGGTGGGGCGCTCCTGCTCAAGCGCGGCGTCGACAAGGCCACGCTGCAGTGGCGCGGCGGCGTCGAGCTCTCGATCTTCATGAAGCCGGACGCGTCCGCCACCGAGAGCGGGGCGGTGGAGCGCGAGCTGAGGGCCATGCCCGAGGTGAAGCGGATCAAGTACGTGTCGCAGCAGGCCGCGCACCGCGAGTTCCAACAGATGTTCAAGAACTCGCCCGACTTCCAGGAGAGCCTCACCGTCGATCAGATGCCTCCGTCGTACCGGGTGGTGCCCCAGCAGGCCGAGCAGGTCGAGCTGATCGGCGAGCGCTTCAAGGCCCGCGCCGGCGTGGAGGAGGTCGTCTACGCCAAGGATCAGATCAAGGCGCTGCTCAAGTTCACGCGGATCCTGCAGCTGATGCTGTGGGCGGTGGCGCTGGTGCTCCTCCTGGCCGCGTCGATGCTCATCCTCAACACCATCCGTATGGCGATCTTCGCCCGTCGTCGCGAGGTGGCGGTGATGAAGCTGGTGGGCGCGACCAACTGGTTCATCCGGATCCCCTTCATGTTCGAGGGTCTGTTCCAGGGCGTCGCCGGGGCCGCCGCCGCGTTCGGAGTGGTGTGGGTGCTCCGCAACTTCGCCCAGCACGCGGTGCGCAACGTCGAGCTGTTCCGCCAGTTCGCGGTCTCGACCACCGACGTCGCCGGCACGGGCGTCTTCCTGATCTTCGTCGGCGCCATGGTCGGAGCCGTCGGCTCCGCCTTCGCCGTCACCCGCTTCCTCGACGTGTAG
- a CDS encoding D-cysteine desulfhydrase family protein: MANPLERRVRLAHLPTPLEPMERLGARLGMTAGALWVKRDDATGLAGGGNKARKLEYLCADAIAHGCDTLVTGGGRQSNHVRMTAAAANRLGLACTIVLGADEPATPTGNVVLDHLLAPEIVWGGPLDYYAMEDAIRVTCARLADEGRRPYEMPIGGASAVGALGYVHGALELLDQFEGHPDWVVVADGSGGTHAGLLAGLPAGVRVLGVDVGTRPDLDEQVPAKAVEAAARAGLPAPTASVLIDHERFGAGYAVPTDDCRRALDLAARFEGLILDPVYTGKALAGLVHARREGLIAHDARVVFLHTGGLPALFAASYADWVKRGSPTLA, encoded by the coding sequence ATGGCGAACCCCCTCGAACGGCGCGTCCGGCTCGCCCACCTGCCCACGCCGCTCGAGCCGATGGAGCGGCTCGGCGCCCGGCTCGGGATGACGGCCGGCGCGCTGTGGGTGAAGCGCGACGACGCCACCGGGCTGGCCGGGGGCGGCAACAAGGCCCGCAAGCTCGAGTACCTCTGCGCCGACGCGATCGCGCACGGTTGCGACACGCTCGTCACCGGTGGTGGACGGCAGAGCAACCACGTGCGCATGACCGCCGCTGCCGCCAACCGCCTCGGCCTCGCGTGCACGATCGTGCTCGGTGCCGACGAGCCGGCGACGCCCACCGGCAACGTGGTGCTCGACCATCTGCTCGCTCCCGAGATCGTCTGGGGCGGCCCCCTCGACTACTACGCGATGGAAGACGCGATCCGCGTCACCTGTGCGCGGCTGGCCGACGAAGGGCGGCGACCGTACGAGATGCCGATCGGCGGCGCGTCCGCCGTGGGCGCGCTGGGCTACGTGCACGGTGCGCTCGAGCTGCTCGACCAGTTCGAGGGTCACCCCGACTGGGTGGTGGTGGCCGACGGCTCCGGCGGCACCCATGCGGGGCTGCTCGCCGGGCTCCCTGCCGGTGTGCGGGTGCTCGGCGTCGACGTCGGCACCCGCCCCGACCTCGACGAGCAGGTGCCGGCCAAGGCGGTCGAGGCCGCGGCGCGCGCCGGGCTCCCCGCGCCGACCGCCTCCGTGCTCATCGACCACGAGCGCTTCGGCGCGGGCTACGCGGTGCCGACCGACGACTGCCGTCGCGCCCTCGACCTCGCCGCTCGCTTCGAGGGGTTGATCCTCGACCCCGTCTACACGGGCAAGGCGCTCGCGGGCCTGGTGCACGCCCGACGCGAGGGTCTCATCGCCCACGACGCACGCGTCGTGTTCCTCCACACGGGTGGCCTGCCCGCGCTGTTCGCCGCGTCCTACGCGGACTGGGTCAAGCGCGGTTCGCCGACCCTGGCTTGA
- a CDS encoding M20/M25/M40 family metallo-hydrolase, translating to MSDTTAEVTDLLQQLIRNACVNDGTAESGGEARSVDALESYLGSTGFDVERYEPMPGRASLVARIEGTDPAAPTLMLMGHTDVVPVNPDGWRRDPFGGELVDGEVWGRGAVDMLNLTTSMAVAFKHLAAAGFRPAGDLVYLAVADEEALGTYGAGHLVERERDAVQCDYVITEAGGFPIPTPTGNKLPIIVGEKGTWWGTLRVKGTPGHASTPFRTDNALVKAAEVVRRIAEYRPETDIHEIWRRFVTGMEFGPELEEPLLRAEGFWELCEALPSVGLAQQAHACTHTTLAPTVVHGGTKTNVIPDRVDLQVDIRTLPGQTGADIEAMLADVLGDLAPSVEIISPVDDPSTSSPIDTPLWDTLVRATEKLSPGAKAVPFLTVGATDARFFRRAGATAYGYGLFSNQIDFDAFSTMFHGDNERVDQESLRLSTELWQAVAHDLLVA from the coding sequence GTGAGCGACACCACCGCGGAAGTCACCGATCTGCTCCAGCAGCTCATTCGGAACGCCTGCGTCAACGACGGCACGGCCGAGTCGGGGGGTGAGGCCCGCAGCGTCGACGCGCTCGAGTCGTACCTCGGCAGCACCGGGTTCGACGTCGAGCGCTACGAGCCCATGCCGGGACGGGCCAGCCTGGTGGCGCGCATCGAGGGCACCGATCCCGCCGCACCGACGCTGATGCTCATGGGTCACACCGACGTCGTGCCCGTCAACCCCGACGGCTGGCGGCGCGACCCCTTCGGCGGTGAGCTCGTCGACGGCGAGGTGTGGGGCCGCGGCGCCGTCGACATGCTGAACCTCACTACGTCGATGGCGGTGGCGTTCAAGCACCTGGCGGCGGCGGGCTTCCGTCCGGCCGGCGACCTGGTGTACCTGGCCGTCGCCGACGAGGAGGCGCTGGGCACCTACGGTGCCGGCCATCTCGTCGAGCGCGAGCGCGACGCCGTGCAGTGCGACTACGTCATCACCGAAGCCGGCGGCTTCCCGATCCCCACGCCCACCGGCAACAAGCTCCCGATCATCGTGGGCGAGAAGGGCACCTGGTGGGGCACGCTGCGCGTCAAGGGCACACCCGGGCACGCGTCGACGCCGTTCCGCACCGACAACGCGCTCGTAAAGGCGGCCGAGGTCGTGCGCCGCATCGCCGAGTACCGGCCGGAGACCGACATCCACGAGATCTGGCGCCGCTTCGTGACGGGCATGGAGTTCGGGCCCGAGCTGGAGGAGCCGCTCCTGCGGGCGGAGGGCTTCTGGGAGCTGTGCGAGGCCCTGCCGTCGGTCGGGTTGGCCCAGCAGGCGCATGCGTGCACACACACCACCCTCGCTCCGACCGTGGTGCACGGCGGCACCAAGACGAACGTGATCCCCGATCGCGTCGACCTGCAGGTCGACATCCGCACACTGCCGGGCCAGACGGGAGCCGACATCGAGGCGATGCTCGCCGATGTGTTGGGCGACCTCGCCCCGTCGGTCGAGATCATCTCCCCGGTCGACGACCCGTCGACGTCGTCACCGATCGACACACCGCTCTGGGACACGCTCGTGCGCGCCACCGAGAAGCTGTCGCCGGGTGCGAAGGCGGTCCCGTTCCTCACGGTGGGAGCGACCGACGCCCGCTTCTTCCGCCGAGCCGGCGCCACCGCATACGGCTACGGCCTGTTCAGCAACCAAATCGACTTCGACGCGTTCAGCACGATGTTCCACGGCGACAACGAGCGCGTCGACCAGGAGTCGCTGCGCCTGTCCACCGAGCTGTGGCAGGCCGTGGCCCACGATCTGCTCGTCGCATGA